The Reyranella humidisoli DNA segment GCCTCCTGCGTGTAGATACGGACGCTTGCCGGATTGGCTTGGCCGAGCGCGCAGGCGATATCGTTCTCTCTGAAGCCTGCGTCGGCCGCGGCCTTGCCAAGGCTCTTTCGTAGGCTGTGGAAAGTCAGGCCCGGCCGAGTCTTGCCGTCCTTCACGAGCTGCCGCCTGATCCGGTCTAACGACGAGTCGAGGCCGTCCTTCGTGTAGGGCTGGCCGAGCCGATTCAGCACCAGCCTGTCGCCGACCTTGCGGCCATCGCGCTGGGCGGCGCGGCCCATCTGCATTTCGTCCGGCTCGTTCAGGATCGCGGTCAGGCGCTTGGCTTCAAGGATGCTCA contains these protein-coding regions:
- a CDS encoding site-specific integrase, which codes for MINKNGRELSILEAKRLTAILNEPDEMQMGRAAQRDGRKVGDRLVLNRLGQPYTKDGLDSSLDRIRRQLVKDGKTRPGLTFHSLRKSLGKAAADAGFRENDIACALGQANPASVRIYTQEAARSQGAWRVFKTLSKRK